From the genome of Geminocystis herdmanii PCC 6308, one region includes:
- the secA gene encoding preprotein translocase subunit SecA, producing the protein MFKKLFGDPNARKLKKLQPLIAEINLLEEDFKKLTDDEMRAKTASFKEMLAKAKNREERDIILDEILVDAFALVREAGIRVLGMRHYDVQMLGGIVLHTGKIAEMKTGEGKTLVATLPAYLNGLTGKGVHVVTVNDYLARRDAEWMGQIHRFLGLNVGLIQSGMTSPERQKAYNADITYATNSELGFDYLRDNMATDISEVVQRVPNYCIIDEVDSILVDEARTPLIISGQVERPMEKYMEAARIAQLLIKQVEEGDGGHYEVDEKARSVLLTDEGFGKAEELLGVKDLYDQENPWAHYIFNAIKAKELFTGDVNYIVRNNEVVIVDEFTGRVLAGRRWSDGLHQAIEAKENVEIQRETQTLASITYQNFFLLYPKLSGMTGTAKTEETEFEKVYKLEVTIIPTNRPSDRADLPDVVYKTEIAKWKAIAEECQEMHETDRPVLIGTTSVEKSELLAKLLADKKVPHQILNARPENVERESEIVAQAGRKGAITIATNMAGRGTDIILGGNSDYMARLKIREYLMPSIVMPENDQLMVSVPGIDMNKRAKGEGFGANSNGKKVKNWKPSSDIFPCQLSPDTENKLKEAVKFAVETYGLQSLSELDAEEKIAVAAEKAPTNDPVIIKLREVYRSIRQDYDSLTDEEHKLVVEKGGLHVIGTERHESRRIDNQLRGRAGRQGDPGSTRFFLSLEDNLLRIFGGDRVAGLMNAFRVEEDMPIESGMLTRSLEGAQKKVETFYYDARKSVFEYDEVMNNQRRAIYAERRRVLEGRELKEQVLQYATQTMDEIVMAYVNPELPPDEWNLEGLISKAKEFIYLLEDVTVKDLEDMTVTEMKTFLHEEVHKAYDLKENQIEQIQPSLMRQAERFFILQQIDTLWREHLQAMDALRESVGLRGYGQKDPLVEYKQEGYEMFLEMMIDIRRNVVYSLFQFQPQAQPQAV; encoded by the coding sequence ATGTTTAAAAAGCTATTCGGAGATCCAAACGCTCGTAAACTGAAAAAGTTACAACCTCTCATCGCCGAAATTAACCTCTTAGAAGAAGACTTTAAAAAACTTACAGATGACGAAATGAGGGCAAAAACCGCATCTTTTAAAGAGATGTTAGCCAAAGCCAAAAATCGTGAAGAAAGAGATATTATTTTAGATGAAATTCTCGTGGATGCCTTTGCCTTAGTCAGAGAAGCAGGAATAAGAGTTTTAGGAATGCGCCATTATGATGTACAGATGTTAGGGGGAATTGTTTTACATACTGGGAAAATTGCCGAGATGAAAACAGGGGAAGGAAAAACCCTCGTGGCGACTCTCCCCGCCTATCTTAACGGTTTAACAGGAAAAGGAGTTCATGTTGTCACCGTTAACGATTATCTCGCCCGTCGTGATGCGGAATGGATGGGGCAGATTCATCGCTTTTTGGGCTTGAATGTGGGCTTAATTCAAAGTGGCATGACTTCTCCTGAAAGACAAAAAGCCTATAACGCTGATATTACCTATGCCACCAACAGCGAGTTAGGTTTTGACTATCTACGGGATAACATGGCGACGGATATATCCGAAGTGGTGCAAAGAGTGCCTAATTATTGCATCATTGACGAAGTTGACTCAATTTTAGTGGATGAAGCGCGTACTCCCTTAATTATATCAGGGCAAGTGGAGCGCCCTATGGAAAAATATATGGAGGCGGCGAGAATCGCTCAATTATTGATTAAACAAGTAGAGGAAGGAGACGGCGGACATTATGAGGTTGATGAGAAAGCCAGAAGCGTACTTTTAACCGATGAAGGTTTTGGTAAAGCTGAAGAATTGTTAGGGGTTAAGGATTTATATGATCAAGAAAATCCTTGGGCTCATTATATCTTTAACGCCATTAAAGCTAAAGAATTATTCACTGGGGATGTTAACTATATTGTGCGCAACAATGAAGTTGTTATCGTTGACGAGTTTACAGGAAGGGTTTTAGCAGGAAGAAGATGGAGTGACGGCTTACATCAGGCGATCGAGGCTAAAGAAAACGTAGAAATACAAAGAGAAACACAAACTTTAGCGAGTATCACCTACCAAAACTTTTTTCTACTCTATCCTAAACTATCAGGGATGACGGGAACGGCGAAAACCGAAGAAACAGAATTTGAGAAAGTATATAAACTTGAAGTAACCATTATACCCACTAATCGCCCGTCCGATCGAGCGGATTTACCCGACGTAGTCTATAAAACTGAGATAGCTAAATGGAAAGCCATTGCCGAAGAATGTCAGGAAATGCACGAAACCGATCGACCTGTACTTATTGGAACTACCAGTGTAGAGAAATCGGAATTGTTAGCTAAATTGTTAGCAGATAAAAAAGTACCCCATCAAATTCTTAATGCGCGCCCAGAAAACGTAGAAAGGGAATCGGAAATTGTCGCCCAAGCAGGAAGAAAAGGAGCAATTACGATCGCAACTAATATGGCTGGACGTGGTACAGACATCATTCTTGGTGGTAACTCCGACTACATGGCAAGGCTAAAAATTCGGGAATACTTAATGCCGAGCATCGTCATGCCCGAAAATGATCAATTAATGGTAAGTGTACCCGGTATTGACATGAATAAAAGGGCTAAGGGGGAAGGTTTTGGGGCAAATAGTAACGGCAAAAAAGTCAAAAACTGGAAACCCTCCTCCGATATTTTCCCCTGTCAACTATCCCCTGACACTGAAAATAAACTCAAAGAAGCCGTAAAATTTGCTGTTGAAACCTACGGGCTACAAAGTTTATCAGAATTAGACGCAGAAGAAAAAATTGCCGTAGCCGCCGAAAAAGCTCCTACTAATGATCCTGTTATTATTAAACTCAGAGAAGTATATCGATCGATCCGACAAGATTATGATTCTCTTACAGACGAAGAACATAAATTAGTAGTCGAAAAAGGCGGTTTACACGTCATCGGTACAGAAAGACACGAATCAAGACGCATAGACAACCAATTAAGAGGTAGAGCAGGGCGACAAGGTGATCCCGGTTCAACCCGCTTCTTTTTAAGCCTAGAAGACAATTTACTGCGGATTTTCGGAGGCGACAGAGTCGCAGGATTAATGAATGCCTTTCGAGTCGAAGAAGATATGCCCATCGAATCAGGGATGTTAACCCGTAGCTTAGAAGGAGCTCAGAAAAAAGTCGAAACCTTCTACTATGATGCTCGTAAAAGCGTTTTCGAGTATGACGAAGTAATGAATAACCAACGTCGTGCTATATATGCTGAACGTCGTCGAGTCTTAGAAGGAAGAGAGTTAAAAGAGCAAGTCTTACAATACGCTACTCAAACGATGGATGAAATTGTTATGGCGTACGTTAACCCCGAATTACCCCCAGACGAGTGGAATTTAGAAGGATTAATCAGTAAAGCCAAAGAATTTATTTACCTCCTCGAAGATGTCACCGTCAAAGACTTAGAAGACATGACAGTAACAGAAATGAAAACATTTTTACATGAGGAAGTCCATAAAGCCTATGATTTAAAAGAAAATCAAATTGAGCAAATACAACCTAGCCTCATGCGTCAAGCAGAAAGATTCTTTATCCTCCAACAAATTGACACCCTCTGGCGCGAACATTTACAAGCAATGGACGCACTACGAGAATCCGTAGGATTACGAGGTTATGGACAAAAAGACCCGTTAGTCGAATATAAAC
- a CDS encoding HAS-barrel domain-containing protein — translation MRLPLPKLNNDDRKSDHIGEVIETSTIEFLAQCLEPEELNFPAMPPFGSWVKSFDEESGNKIYSLVTNVTTAPIDSVHRARALGLTLAELKEQQPQIFAMLKTEFRAVIIGFETPVTSDNNPYSPSNGNIFQYLPPRPPQIHQAVFHCTAEEIIKFTNNPDFLRVLLQVQNTPVESLIAATLRETYGLRGGDRSWLVNAGRTLSVLLKNDYDCLKYILSQVHW, via the coding sequence ATGCGTTTACCATTACCAAAATTAAACAACGACGATCGAAAATCTGACCATATTGGAGAAGTAATTGAAACCTCCACGATCGAATTTTTAGCCCAATGTTTAGAGCCCGAAGAGCTAAATTTTCCCGCCATGCCACCCTTTGGTAGTTGGGTAAAATCCTTTGACGAAGAATCAGGCAACAAAATCTATTCCCTCGTCACCAATGTTACCACAGCCCCCATCGATTCCGTTCACAGAGCAAGGGCATTAGGTTTAACTTTAGCAGAATTAAAAGAACAACAACCGCAAATTTTCGCTATGTTAAAAACCGAATTTCGTGCCGTCATTATCGGTTTTGAAACCCCCGTCACCAGTGACAATAACCCCTATAGTCCTTCCAATGGTAACATATTTCAATACTTACCCCCTCGCCCCCCTCAAATTCATCAAGCCGTCTTTCATTGCACCGCCGAAGAAATAATTAAATTTACGAATAATCCTGATTTTTTGAGGGTGTTATTACAAGTGCAAAATACCCCCGTTGAATCCCTCATCGCTGCCACCTTAAGAGAAACTTATGGATTACGAGGAGGAGATCGATCGTGGTTAGTCAATGCAGGGCGTACTTTAAGCGTTTTATTAAAAAATGACTATGACTGTCTTAAGTATATTTTGAGTCAAGTACACTGGTAA